The following DNA comes from Gymnogyps californianus isolate 813 unplaced genomic scaffold, ASM1813914v2 HiC_scaffold_32, whole genome shotgun sequence.
tccagaaattCAGCCTAGGtaattaaaacaacatttaaCAGCAAAGATCGTCATATTCGATGCGCTGACTGTGGGAAACGGTTCTGCTGAACGGAAAGCAAGCCTGCTGCAATAAGTTAGTTAACTATCACAGAGAAAGGCAACTACTGCTTGCTGCATGGCCTTGTGCTGCTTGAAAATAGCAGCATTTCTTGGTTTTTAGCATTTCTATGTTCttgttttgcagtttctttcattGCAGCTCAGAGACTGTTTATGaatactgcaaaaaaatgtCTCCACAAAATCGAACATCATCTCAATCTCAACGCTAAAGGTGCAGGAGTGGAGCTGAACAGGAGAGGGAAATGGCCaaaccagagctgctgctcagtgGAAAGGCACTCACTACAGCTCTCAGACTCCTCTCTAGCGCCCAAGGCTTCCTCTCTGAAGcagcctgaaatatttcagttgccAATTAAAGCTTTATTCAGCATGACTGAGaagttttaaatacagcaagaaGGAATGTTCTACCCGCTTAGTGGCTTCCTTAATTCCTCAATCTTCACACccctgttttaaagaaataccttttattaCTAATTACAGCATCTGCTTCCATTGTCCGCTCTCTCATCCAGGCTTCTTTCGAGGGGAGCAAAATCCATTCTGACACAGTCACTACCTGATGATTATTTTACTCTCCATCATAGACACAAACGTACACAATCTTTCTCCTCATCCTCACGTTATTTGCCCCACAGCAGTGCGACTCCCAGACACGCACACAGGGTATGAGCACGGCCTGTCCAAATCCACGGTCCGCTTTGAACAGTCGATGCACGGGAACAGCCGCCCCTCTCATTGCAACTGGGCGACCACACAACTCGCTGACAGCGCGCTGACAGCATGGGATCCTCGCCTATCCCAACGGCTGCCAAAGTATTTGCTCAGGTTAGAGCCTGCGGCTGCCACGCTGCATGCTATCTATGAGtgaacacagacacacaaacgTACATCTCACAGAAGCTGTGCTGTATATAAGACAAGACAGAGTTTGCAGGGGGAGGCAAGCATTTATCAGACCCTGTGATGTAGCTGGGAAACACAAACATGCTTTCAGGTACATAATCGCCTTCATCGGGACTCTGATAACGAAGGACGCGTATTTCTGAAAGCTTATTTCCGCTTTCCAATCACATCTTTTGTTAGTGTTTGATGTTACCTTTCCCCACGACACAGGTTGACAGCGTGCCCTCAGCACCCAGTGAcacacagcctgccctctcgTACCACACACACTCACCTTGGCCAGGTCGAGGGGGGTTTTTACTTCCTCTGCATGTGCACTGGGCTCAGCGTACGCAGGCGTCTCCTGCTTGTTCCTTCCTTTGCGTTTACCCTTTTTCGCTTGGTCTCCGGCCCGAGGCACTTCAGAAGTCTCTGGAAGTGTGTGTAAGCACAAAGAAAGGCTGAGTAACTACCAGCAAGGGAAAGATGTCCCTGAACTCTACTTGGTGAATGAAAATGGGCTGTACAATGTCACGACAGACAGAAATAGGACTAGTCACAGGCACTCGTGGCATGTAATTGTTTATAAAGAGAATAACTGAGACAAGCTTATTTGAGACTTAAATTCGTTCCTCCCCGTACCACTCACCGTCCTTTTTCCGATACGCTGGCAAAGGCTCAGAGGGCAGCTGGGAAGATTTCCGCCACCTGGCCAGCAGTTCTTCCACAAACCGACTCTTCTTCCCGTCAGTCCCCTGAATGAGGTCAACGACGTACTCCCGGATCTCATCCTCATTTGTTATGGACAAGATGTACCTGCAAGAGGACAGGACGGAGAAAAACAGGTAAAGGGGGCTTTTGTTCTGAAGAAACCAGCAGTCTAATCGCACACGTATGCAATTTATCTCTTCTTTTCAGATCAGGTTTCTGTAGAGACCATGGTGAGGAAAGGGTTTACGAGTCAAATTTTGAGAGAGGCCCTTTGGGAAAGTCTTGTGAAATTTTGAGACAGACACTTTGGGAAATCCCTTGTGgctgtttcactgaaaaaaaacataacGTAAATTATCTTTCTCCCCCTGTTCCAGCGCAGAGTAACATCCCCCCGACCCTTCCGCTAAACACTAAAAAATTCACCCCGAGACTCTGGTTCCCACGGAGTCACGTAAAAAATCTAACCATAAACCAACAAGCTCCTGCTTAAACACAAGGAGACAGCAGGGTGTGCCCTTCCTCACCTACCCACAAGGACCCCCCACTCCTCCCCGCCACCTCCCGCCCCCCGGTCCCCTCACGGGGCACCCATGCGTGGGACAACCCAGGCCGCAGATCCCCGGGTCCCCCGagagctgctttgaaaacaccGTTTTCCCCTCTGTGTTGGCCCAAGGGGCCGAGGGGGACCTGTCACAGCGGGCCGGGGAAGAGGGACCCGCTAGGCCCCGGCGGAGGGCACGGCCCCGAGCGGGGCCCGCCCcggcgcccccggccccgctcaccTCACGACCTCTTCGCCCACGTCCAGCCCGAAGTCTCCGCGCAAGTGCTGGACGCACCAGGCCAGGAGCGGGCTGGGCGCCGCCATCTTCCGCGCGGGGGAAGGGAAACGGCGCCGCACCGCCCAGACACCCTCCCCACCCACTCCCCCCCCGGGAACGCGGCCGCGGCGCCACCGTTCCGAGCTCCGACCCCGGTTCTCCCCACGGGGAGGCCCTCCCCGGGGCTGAAGGCGGCCCTTGTCTCCCCGCCTCGGTGCTGAGGGGAATGGGGCAGGAAGaggagctgaggctggaggaccggcagcagcccctgccttcGCTGAGCATCCTCCCCAGGCccggctgggagggaggaggctgaGCCGGGCAGCACGGAGGGGTCTGGGGGGCACGGCGGGAGGGTGGGGTAGAGGGAAGGTGTCccaagctgcctgctgcctccccgcGGTATCTAAGCTGCCTCCTCCCGCCCAGCCTGAAGGGACTGTCAGTTAGGACAGGACTAAGTCCCCCCgctctgcctgcacccagcccgGCACAGCAAGGAGAGGTGATCTCTGTGTGGGAGAGACCTCAGCGCCTTTCCCCCCTGCGACCAGGGTGGAGGTTTGTTTCCCTGGAGCGCTGCCTGCATCCTCACCTCTATGCGCCCTCTGAACTCTGCACAAACCTGACCTTACCTGCAGACCATTTATTAAGAAGCTTTTCTCACCCACCAATGGATTTCACCCCGTCCCCGAATCTCTTCACCGCCAGCCCACATGCTTGTGCCACGCGGATGATCGCAGAGCTCTGCCAAAGCGACACCCAGCTCTGAAACCCGCTCCCTTCCCTTTGCTCGCAGTTAGGAAACCTCTGCGGAGCCAGTTCTGCTCTCGCTCGGAGAACTCCTCTCAAGTCAAAGGCCAGAAGCCGTGTAAGTTTGCATGCAAGAAAAAATGCAGCTCACCCGTCTACGTAGGcttgcagggagaggaggggataTTTAGGCTTAGGGTGTCATAGTCCACTcttcaaaactaaaaacacaTCCCAAACAGAGTAATAACGTATTATTCTTATTTCACATGTGCCAGCACCACAAGATAGAAAGGAATGGAGAATTACgccatgaattaaaaaaaaaaaaaagccagcactAAAAGCCTGATTAAGCAAACACACATTAGGAAGCACATTAAAAGATAAAGGGAGCAATAACTgttggaaagagagagaatgcaTTTGGGACCAACAGCCGCTGAGACATTGGACACGCTGGAGAAGGGCGGTGTGATTTCTTAGCAAAAGTACAGCTCCAGCTGGGTATCGGAGAGCGAGGTTCATCACCTCTGCAAAGGCGAAagcctccagccccagcagctgccagacTAAAGCACCGCAAGACCCTCAGCTGCCCGCGCAGCTCACATCACGTCCGCAGGGTGCAGCTGCCATAGAGGAGCCTCACATCGGGGAGATCGTGGCTTAATTTGTCATAACACGATCTTTTGCTGAAATTGGGGGTGCCCGGCCTTCCTCCCTACACGCTGCTTGGCTGAATCTTCCTACGGCAAGACTTCACTTGCACGTCAGAGGGAGCTCCAGGCATAGCCTGGAGGCAGGAGATAACAAACGGTCCCATCCCTGCACTACCAGTGTCCGGGCTCCGTGCCTAGTTGGGCTCCCGAGCTGCCTCGGTGTCCCGCCTGGCTTGGTGCCTTGCTCCCCGGGGACCTGGACCTTGCTCCCCAGGGACCTGGATTACCCTCTGGCACTGCCCGTCCATTGGCGTGCCACCACGATGCTTGCCCACTCCTGCGGGTGCGTTTGATCCAGGAACAGATCTTGCTGGAAAAGACCACGAAGAAACATCATTTTTTGGCCCGAGCAGTTCTCCCACCCTGTGAACTCACACCGCGCCCACCTGAACTCACGCTGacgcagaaaaaaaaaaagcatcttggACCAAAACGCGACGCGTTGCGGGGCTTTCCGTGCTCCCGGCCATTGTGACTCGCTGATAggtttttaaaagtgctgtCGGCAGAGAGCTGAAGGGCTGACCGGCCCGGGGAGGCGAGCTGGGGCGGGGGCCGTGGCCGTACAGCCTTCGGCGGCCCTGTGCGTCCGGGACAGACATCCCCCGCCGCGGGAGGGAGCCGCGGCCGTTGACACCCGGTGGCGGCTGAGGGGAGCGGCGCTCGgtgaggcggggcggggggggtgtcGGGCTGAGGGGACGGGGCTGAGAGGACCCTCGGTGAGGCGGGACGGGGGGTGTCGGGCTGAGGGGAGCGACCCTGATGGGAGCCGCGCTGAGGGGACCCGGCTCAAGGGATCCGCGCTGAGGGTGCTGAGAGGTGCTGAGGGGACGGCGCTGAGGGGAGCGGGCTGAGGGGATCCGCGCGCCGCGCCGTACGGAGGGGAGCGGCCCCGCGCGATCCCGCGCGCTCCCATTGGCGGGCGCTGGCCAATCGCGTTTCCCCGCGGGCGGTGGCATCTCCCGCGCGGGCcggacggcggcggcggcgccggcgcTGCTGGGGGCAGGATGGTGCGGACGAAGGCGGACTGCGGCGGGGCCTACCGCAAAGgtgcgggccgggccggggggggagcGCGATGGGGGAGCGCACCGCTCCGCGGAGCCGCCTCTCACCGCTCCGCTCTCCCCGCAGTGCTGGCCGCCCGGGCTCCCCGGAAGGTGCTGGGCTCCACCAGCCTCAACGCGGGACCGTCGCCGGCCGCCAAGAGAGGTGAGAGCGGGGCGCGGCTGgggctccccttccctccccgcccggccTGCGGCGGGGCTGACGGCCGCTCTCCCCGCAGGGGAGGGCCGCCGTGTCGGGGGGAACCCGGTGTGCGTGAGGCCTGTCCCCGCCTGGCAGAGGGGCATCGGCGAGTTCCTGCAGCTGTCGCAGAAGGAGAACCGGGTGCCCGGCGGAGAGGTGGCGGGGAGCAGCGGCCTGGGGCCGGCTGCCAAAAAGTAGGTGTCGGCCCCCCGGGGCTCGGGGGGGTGTCTAGGGGAGGCAGCCCCCATCTGTCTCCCTTCAGTCCCCATCTGCCTGCCGTCAGGTCGCCCCGTGAACCGCTGGGGCTTTCTCAGGAGCGTATTTAATCGCGGGTTTCCTCTCAGCCTTGGAGACAGCACTGCAAGTCCTTACAAACCGAAATTGCAACGAGGTGGGGCCGAAGGAGGTGCAGAAGTGTTGTGCCTTGGGGCTAACGGGCAGGGAAGGGGTGCTCGGTGTATCAGAGAGGCAAAATGCAACGTGAACGGTTTTTGTACGCTTGAGGAGTTTCGGTGGTCGGCTGTAGCCCGGCTCTCGGGACGTGCTGCTTGAACTTAACATtcacttcctttaaaaaaaaaaaaaaaatttaaaagctgtctGAAGTATGACAGAGAGCTAAAACCGCCTGCAGAGCAGCGGTGACACACGCAGCTGTCATCGCTGCAGCTGGTGCTCCGTGGCGTTGCTTTAAAGTGTGCACCCGTATTGTCAGAGTGTAGTCTGTGGGGTGACGTTAAACAGCAAAATCCCTGGCGCTTTCAAACAATACCGAGAGCGGCGTGCCTGGCTGCCTGCAAGGGGTGTATTGAGGGCTGTCAGTGCGTCCTTGGA
Coding sequences within:
- the LOC127028357 gene encoding activating signal cointegrator 1-like; this encodes MAAPSPLLAWCVQHLRGDFGLDVGEEVVRYILSITNEDEIREYVVDLIQGTDGKKSRFVEELLARWRKSSQLPSEPLPAYRKKDETSEVPRAGDQAKKGKRKGRNKQETPAYAEPSAHAEEVKTPLDLAKAQENSSGVSSSSNSAKKKPKYVSLYTKEGQDKLAVLIPGRHTCECLGQKHKLINNCLVCGRIVCEQEGSGPCFFCGALVCTKEEQDILQRDSNKSQKLLKKLMAGQ
- the LOC127028448 gene encoding PCNA-associated factor-like isoform X1; this translates as MVRTKADCGGAYRKVLAARAPRKVLGSTSLNAGPSPAAKRGEGRRVGGNPVCVRPVPAWQRGIGEFLQLSQKENRVPGGEVAGSSGLGPAAKNFLEMAWNPHAALGVENDTQRPSEDVSVYGVFCTEVGFLI
- the LOC127028448 gene encoding PCNA-associated factor-like isoform X2, which codes for MVRTKADCGGAYRKVLAARAPRKVLGSTSLNAGPSPAAKRGEGRRVGGNPVCVRPVPAWQRGIGEFLQLSQKENRVPGGEVAGSSGLGPAAKKARPLPPDPAEDGESSEEE